In Deinococcus irradiatisoli, the genomic stretch ACGGCAACGCCCAGGAATGACGAGCCGATCAGCAGCGCGGACAGCGTGAGCCAGTTCTTCATAAACCTCCAAAAGCGCCGGGGCGCCGAACACAGTTAATTCGGCAAGAGTATGAAGAAATCTTTAGTTCGTCAAGCTGAAGGTGCGTCGGGCCATAAAAAAAGAGGCCTGAGCCTCTTCTTTTCTCGTGGGTTGCTGGAAACTCAGTGGCTGCCGCAGCCGCTGGAGCCTTCGCCGGCCTGGGCCTCGGCGCCGTCGGTACGAAACGAGTGGCCGCAGCCGCAGGCGGAGGTGGCGTTGGGGTTGTTGACGGTGAAGCCGCCGCCCATCATGTTCTCGATGTAATCGATCTCGGCGCCCTGCACCAGCGGCAGGCTCATGCGGTCGACGATGAGTTTCACGCCCCGGTCGAACAGCACCGTGTCGCCTTCGAGTTCGCGGTCGTCGATGGCCATGCCGTACTGATAGCCGCTGCACCCGCCGCTCTTGATGAACAGCCGCACGCCCGCATTTTCCTTGCCGCTGCTGCCGATCACCGACAAGGCCCGCTGGGCGCCCGCTTCGCTGATGCCGATGGGCCGGGCGGTGGTTGGGTCTAAGGTCTGCGTCATGGCCTGATAATACGCCCGTCCAGTTTAAAAAATAGTGTACCAGGCACCACGCCGGCCCCCTGCTCAGCGCTCACGACGCTCCCCGCGAGAGCCGCACCTCCAGCCGGCGCTGCACCACTTCGAGCAGGCTGCTCAGGGCCCAGTAGATCAGCGCGGCGGCCAGATACGGACCGAACGGCTCGAAGGTGCGGGCGATCACCAGCTGGGCGCTGCGCAAAAGCTCCACCACCGTGATCACCGACACCAGCGAGGTGTCCTTGACCAGCCCGATGAGGCTGTTGCCCAGGCTGGGCAGGGCCACCCGCGCCGCCTGCGGCAGGACGATCAGCTGCATGGCCTGCCGGCGGTTCAGGCCCAGGCTGTAGGCGGCCTCGCGCTGACCGCGCCCGATGCTCAGAATGGCGGCGCGCATCGTTTCGGAGAGGTAGGCGGCGGCGTTGAGGGTCAGGGCCAGCACCCCGCCGACCAGGGGACTGAGCGTGATGCCCAGGCTGGGCAGCCCGTAATACACCACGAAAATCTGCACCAGCAGCGGCGTGCCGCGAATGAACGAGACGTAGAGCGCCGCCAGACGGGCCAGCCAGCCCGGCGCGTAGAGCCGCAGCATCGCCACGATCAGGCCCAGCGGCAGGCCCAGCAGCATGGCCGCCAGCGCAAAGCCGATGGTGAGCCGGGTGCCGAGCAGCAAGGCGGGCAGGGCCGCCCAGGCACTCTGCAGGATGGTCGTCAGGGTATCCATAGCTTCTCCAGCTTAGTGGCGCGGGCGGCGGCCCCGCTCGCCACGCCGATGAACCGGTTCATAAAAACGTCCCGCAGCGCGCGGCTGGGGACGAAGAAGGAAAGGTGGGTGGGGTGCCCGGCGCTTCAGGGCTTGCTGACGTCCTGGCCGAACCACTGACGGCTGATCTTGGCGTAGGTGCCGTCGGCCTTGATCTGCAGCAGCGCTTTGTCGATGGCGGCCTTGAGCTCGGGGTTGGTCTTCTTGATGGCGATGCCCACCGCTTCCGGCTGACCGATGATGCCGGCCCCCTTGATCGGCAGGTTCTGCGACTTGATCAGGTAGCCCACCAGAAGGCGGTCGTTGAAGGCGGCGTCGAGGCGTCCGGCGGCCAGGTCGGCGAGGTACTCGGGGGCGCCGGGGTAGGTCACCACGTTGATGCCGCCGGCGTCACGCAGTTGCTGCTCGAAGTTGCTGCCCAGGCCCACGCCGACGCGCTTACCCTTGAGGTCGGCGAGCGTCTTGTAGTTGGCGGCGCCGGTTTTCCGCACGATGATCTGCGGGCTGCTGTAGGCGTAGGGCGCGCTGAAGGCGATGCTCTTTTGCCGCTCGGCGGTGATGCCCACCTGGTTGACGATCACGTCGTACTTGCTCGCCTGCAGGCCCGCCAGAATGCCGCTCCACTCGGTCAGCACGAACTGGGGCTTGAGGTTCAGCTTGGCCGCCACCGCCTTGGCGATGTCCACGTCAAAGCCGGTCAGGTTGCCCTGGGCATCTTTGTAGGTAAACGGTGGGTAGGTGCCTTCCATCCCGATGGTGAGGGTGCCCTTGTTGATGGTGCTGGGGGCGGCCTGGGCCGTGAGGGTGGATAGCAGCACTCCGGCCGCGAGAACAATCAGTTTACGCATGTGGCTTCTCCTGCCGCTTGAATGCGGCGTTCAGATCCTGAAGGTGAGGTCCGTCTTCTCGACATCCGCTCGATATCGCCGAGATTGTGTACATGATACACCTGTTGATCTATTTTGTAAACTGATAGGAAAAGTCAACCGTTGAGCGAGTCCTCAGCTGCTGCTCAGACCCGCAGTTCGTCTTCCTCGACCAGCAGGTCCACCGCGCCGGAGCCGATCTCGTAAAAGCCGCCGATCACCTGAATCTGGCCGCGCTGCTCGGCCTGGGCGATCACGGCCTGCCCGCGCAGCGCCGCCACCTGATGGCGGACGTTGTTGATCACGGCCTCGCGCATGCGGGCTTTCTTGTCGCGGATCGGCGGCAGGCCGACCAGGCTCGGCTGAATGCAGCGGATCAGCGACTGCAGGGCCGGCGGCTCGGCGAGAATCTCCTCTTCCGGCAGCATTGCCGCCCGCACGGCCCCGCAGCCCTCGTGGCCCATCACCACCACCAGATGAATGTCGAGATGCAGGATGGCGTACTCTAGGGTGGCGAGGCCGATTTCACCGACGACGTTGCCGGCCACCCGCACCACGAACAGGTCGCCGAAGCCCTGATCGAAGACCAGTTCCACCGGCACCCGGCTGTCGGAGCAGGCCAGGATGGCGGCGAAGGGTGTCTGGCCCATGATCTGGGCGCGGCGTTCGTTGGCGCCGAGTTCGGGGCGCGACGACTGTCCGGAAAAGAAGCGGGCGTTGCCGTCGCGCAGCGCCTGAATGGCTTCCTCGGTGGAGCGCACGTCGGCGGGTTTGAGATCGGCGATGTCTTCCATGCTGGCGCCGCGCCGGATGGCGTCGAGCAGGCGGCGCTCGACTTCGCGGGGATTCATGTCACTCATGCCGGCAGTTTAAGGGTATGGTCGGGCCATGTCTGACTGGCCCCCTCATCCGGAAGCCGCAGCCGTGCCCAGCCTCAGCGACCTGCTGGAGCGCTACGCCACCCTGCGCGACACCATCCTGAGCCTGGAAAACGAGAAGAACGAGCTGGGCGAGCTGATCAAGGCGGCCCTGCTGCGCGGCGAACGGGCCGAAACCGAGCTCTACCGCTCCAGCGTGCGGGTGCAAAAGCGTCTGGAATACCCGCTGGAGCGGTTCCGGGAAGTGTTCGGCGACGCCGCCGCCCTGGAAGCCGCCAGCATCGACCGCAAAAAAGCCGAGGCGCTGGCCCGCGCCGGCGACCTCGACCCCGAACGCCTGCGCGAGATCGCGCTGGTGAAGGAGATTCAGGCGCTGGTGCTGACCCCCAAGGGCAGCTGAGCGCTTTTCACAGGCACACCTCCACCGTCACCACGTCGAGCCACTCGCCGCCGAGCTGGGCATGGCACAGATGCGTGCCGACTTCCCGGAACCCGGCCCGACGGTGAACGGCGCGGCTGGCGGCGTTGCGGGCGAACACCCGGCTGGTCAGCTTATGAAAACCGGCTTCGCGTGCCGCTCCCTGCAAGGCCCACAGCAACTCGGCGCCGTACCCCCGGCCCCGCGCCGAAGCCGTGACATACACGCTGTGGTCGAGGATGCCCGCGTAGCAGGCCCGGGGGCTGTACTCGCCGCCCCGGGCGAAGCCCTGCGCGATGCCGCCAGCTTCCAGCACCAGGCAGGGGCCGGGGCCCGAGAGCCAGCCGCGCAGCTCCTCGGGTTCGCGCAGGCGCGTTTCGAAGGTGGCGTCGCGGCCCAGGATGCCTTCGTTGTAGATGCGGGCCAGGGCCGGCAGGTCGGCGGCGGCGGCCGGGCGGATGGTGAACACGGGGCGGCTCAAGGCAGCGCCACACCGCCCAGCCGCCGGGCCGCTTCGCGCAGCACCTCCGGCGGCTGCACCAGGGCAAAGCGCACGTACCCCTCGCCTTCCAGACCGAAGGCCCGCCCCGGTGCCAGCGCCACCCCGGTGGTCTCGGCGGCGCGCACGGCGTAGGCCACGCTGTCACGCAGACCCGGCGGCTGCGCCCAGACGTACATGCTGGCCTGCGGCAGCTCGGCGGCCCAGCCCAGGTCGCGCAGGGCGCCGATCAGTGCGTCGCGGCGCGCTTGAAAGACTTCCAGACCGCTGGGCGGCGTGTTGAGGGCCGCCGCCGCCGCCGCCTGAATGCCCAGGTAGGGATGAAAATCCACCGCGCTCTTGATCTTCATCAGGGCCGAGAGCGCCTGCGGATCGCCCGCCGCGAAGCCCACCCGGAAACCGCCCATGTGGTGCGTTTTCGATAGGCTGTGCAGCTCCACCACCCCGGAGGTGCCACCCTCGAGCGCGCTGGGCGCCCGATAGCCGCCGTAGGTGAGCTCGGCATAGGGGTGGTCGTGGATCAGCAGCGTGTCGCGCTCCCGGCACCAGGCCCGCACTTCCGCGAAAAAGCCCTCCGGTACGGTGGCCGAGGTGGGGTTGTTGGGGTAGTTGAGCAGCAGGGCGCGGGCCTGCACAGTGTCCGGCACCCCATCCAGGTCTGGCAGGAAGTGGTTCGCGGCGACCAGTGGCAGCGAATGGACCTTCAGGCCCGCCACCGCCGCCGCGCCGTAATACGGCGGATAGCAGGGATCGGGCATCAGCAGCGTGTCGCCGGGATCGGTGACGGCCAGCAGCAGGTGGGCCAGGCCCTCCTGGGCGCCGATCAGCGGCACGATTTCGCTGTCAGGGTCGAGCTTCAGGCCGTAGCGCCGCTCCAGGTAGGCCGCCGCCGCCTGTCGCAGCGGCGCGGTGTCGGAAAACAGCGGGTAGCGGTAGGTCCGTGGGTCGGCGGTGGCCTGCCGCAGCGCTTCGAGCGCCGCTTCCGGCGGGTACAGATCCGAGGAACCGATGCTGAGGTCGATCAGGGTGTGGCCCGAGGCCTGGGCGCGCATCTTGGCGGCGTCCATTAAGGCGAAGACGCTGGCGGGAACGTTGGCGGCCCGTTTCGAACGCCACTGCGGCGCGGTGGCTGGCGGCTGAGCAGCTGAACTCATGCTCCGAGGCTACCACCAGCCCGGTGCGGTTTCACGCCCGCCTTAGGTGCCGCTGCGCTCATGTCTGGCAGTGACCACCCGGCCCACCCTGTCTCCGAGTGCTCCGAGGCCCGCCTCGGGGCTGCTGCGCAGCAAGGTTCCGGACATCACCGCGTATTTCTGGATCATCAAGCTGCTCACCACCGGCATGGGCGAGGCCGCCTCGGATTTTCTGGCGCACCGCCTGGGGCCGCTGCCGGCGGTGGCGCTCTCAGGTCTGGGCCTGGCGCTGGCGCTCACGGCGCAGCTGCGGGCGCGGCAGTATCAGGCGTGGCTGTACTGGAGCGCGGTGGTGATGGTCAGCGTGTTCGGCACCCTGGCCGCCGACGCGGCCCATGTCGGCTTCGGGCTGCCGTACGGGGTGTCGAGCCTGGGGTTCTCGCTGGTGCTGGCGGTGATTTTCGCCGTGTGGCAGCGGCGCGAGGGCACCTTGTCGATTCACAGCATCGTCACCCGGCGCCGCGAGGTCTTTTACTGGCTGACGGTCCTGACCACCTTCGCGCTCGGCACGGCGGCCGGCGACCTGACCGCCAAGACGCTGAACCTGGGCTGGTGGGCCTCGGGCCTGCTGTTTGCCGCCCTGATGGCCGCGCCGGCTTTACGGTTGGGGCTGCCGGGCCGCCGGCGCCTCCCGCCGGTGCTGGGCTTCTGGTGGGCCTACATCCTGACCCGGCCGGTGGGCGCGTCGTTTGCCGACTGGCTGGCGGTGACGCCGGGCCAGGGCGGGCTGGGCTTCGGCGCCGGCCACGTCGCGCTGGGCCTGAGCGTCCTGATCGCCGTGCTGGTGGGCTTTCTGGCGCTGACCCGCCGGGACGTCGCAAAGTAACCCTTACCCTTCCTGCGCCCGTTCCAGCCATTGCCGGTAAGTCAGGCGCGGAATCTCAAAGGCGTCTCGGGTGGTCGCGTAGCCGCCGCGCCCGCCCATGCGCCCGATCAGGTCCAGCGAGGCGGTATCGACGTAGTGCTTTTCGGCGTCCAGCAAGTGCTGAGCGCCGATGCTGAGGGCCAACACCTCACCCAGGATGATGCGGGTGCGGCCGATCAGGAGGGTCTGAATTTCGCGGCACTCCAGGCTGGCCGGGCTGCGCTTGACCCGTGGAACCTGCACCTTCTGCGAGGGGGCCAGTTCAATGCCCAGATGTTCGGGTTCGGCGTGACCCACCGGAAAATCCACGGCGCTCAGGTTCATGTCCCGCGCCTGCGAACGGCCCACCAGATTGACCACGAACTCGCCGCCGGCGGCGATATTGCGGGCGGTGTCCTTGGGGCCACCCTCGGGCCGGTCGCCCGGCGCGAAGGCCACCACCGCTGGGTCCGAACCCATCAGTCCGAAAAAGCTGTACGGCGCCAGGTTCACGCCGCCTCCAGCGTCCAGGGTGCTGACCCAGGCGATCGGGCGCGGCACCACCACCCCGGTGACGAGCTTGTAGCGCTCGGCGGGAGGCAGCGTGGAGAAATCGAAGCTCAGGCGCTCATCGGTCATGCTTCAGCCTAAAGGTTCTGCAAAACGCAAAAGTTCCCTGAACGCTTCGTCAGCTGGCCCGGCCTAGAATGAAGTGTCGAGGCACCCAATCCGGCGCCCAGCGTCCGGCATGAATTCAGCGCCCCTTCGTTTCTAAGGAGCTTTCTATGGACTGGAACAATTTGCCGGGCAGCGGGAAAATCGAGGACCGGCGCGGCGCCGGCGGCATTCCGGGCGGCGGGGTGGCGGTGGGCGGCGTGGGCGCGGTGATCATCGCCCTGATCGCCATGTTCTTCGGTATCGATCCCAGCAGCATCCTGGGCGGCGGGGACACGTCGCCGCAGACCTCGGCGCCCAGCCAGAGCCAGCCGCAGACCACCGGCACCCCCACTGACACCCCCGGCCAGTTCGTCGAGGAGATTCTGGGCAGCACCAACGATGTCTGGAGCAAGGTGTTCCAGGCCGCCGGCAAGCAGTACGACGAGCCGACGCTGGTGCTCTACTCCGGCGCCACGCGCGGCGGCTGCGGCACGGCCGACAGCGCGGTGGGGCCGTTCTACTGCCCGCTCGACAGCAAGGTATACCTCGACACCAGTTTCTTCGATCAGATGAAGCAGGAGCTCGGCGGCGGCGGCGACTTCGCCTACGCCTACGTGATCGCCCACGAGGTCGGCCACCACGTTCAGAACGAACTCGGTATCGCCGATCAGGCCGAGCGCGCCCAGCGCAGCGCCCGCAGCGAGGCCGCGGCCAACCAGGTCAGCGTGCGCCTCGAACTGCAGGCCGACTGCTTCGCCGGGGTGTGGGGCAACCGCAGCTCGCAGTACACCAAGATCACCCAGACCGACATTCAGCAGGCCCTGCGCACCGCCAGCGCCATCGGCGACGACAACCTGCAAAAACAGGGCCGGGGCTACGCCGTGCCGGATTCGTTTACCCACGGCACCGCCAGCCAGCGCACCAAGTGGTTCACCACCGGCCTCAAGACCGGCGACCCCAACCAGTGCGACACCTTCAAGGGCGCCTACAACTCGCTGTAAGAACGTGCTGAGCGGGCGTCCGGCCCTGCGGGGTTCGGGCGCTTGTTCATGTCCGGAACCCTTTAAACTGGTTCTCCCGTGACCCGAGCGCTCCTCTCCACCTTTCCCGATCTGCTGGTTGGCGGTCTGCCGGTCCGCCTGAGGCGCAGCCAGCGGCGCACCATCAGCCTGAAAGTCACGCCGGAGGGCCTGACCGTCTACGCACCGCGCCGAACCGCCGTGGGTCAGTTGCGGCAACTGGTGGAAACCAAACGCGGCTGGGCCGAGGGGCATCTCCAGACCTACCGGCAGCGCGATCAGGGGCCGTGGGTGCTGGCTGGGGACATGGCCCTGCCGTACCTGGGCACCCCGTTGACGCTGAAGGTGGTGCCAGGCCTGAAGAAAACGCTGCGCCAGGGCGACGAACTGCACTTGCCTGAAGGCCCACTCGCCGCCCACGCCGAACGCTGGTACCGTGCCCAGGCGCCCGGCGTGTTCCAGCCGCTGGTCGAGCAGTACGCGGCGCAGCTCGGGCGCGGCCGCCCCCTCAAGGCCGTGCGCGTCACCAACGCCAGCCGGCGCTGGGGCAGTTGCAGTGCCGACGGCGTGGTGCGGCTGCACTGGCGCCTGCTGCTGGCACCGCCGGACGTGCTGGCGTACGTGGCCGCCCACGAAGCGGCGCACCTGGCTGAACTCAACCACTCGCCGCGCTACTGGGCCGAGGTCGAGCGTCTCTTCCCCGACCACCCGGCCGCCCGGCAGTGGCTCAAGGCCCACGGCGCGGC encodes the following:
- a CDS encoding HesB/IscA family protein, with amino-acid sequence MTQTLDPTTARPIGISEAGAQRALSVIGSSGKENAGVRLFIKSGGCSGYQYGMAIDDRELEGDTVLFDRGVKLIVDRMSLPLVQGAEIDYIENMMGGGFTVNNPNATSACGCGHSFRTDGAEAQAGEGSSGCGSH
- a CDS encoding amino acid ABC transporter permease, giving the protein MDTLTTILQSAWAALPALLLGTRLTIGFALAAMLLGLPLGLIVAMLRLYAPGWLARLAALYVSFIRGTPLLVQIFVVYYGLPSLGITLSPLVGGVLALTLNAAAYLSETMRAAILSIGRGQREAAYSLGLNRRQAMQLIVLPQAARVALPSLGNSLIGLVKDTSLVSVITVVELLRSAQLVIARTFEPFGPYLAAALIYWALSSLLEVVQRRLEVRLSRGAS
- a CDS encoding transporter substrate-binding domain-containing protein, with product MRKLIVLAAGVLLSTLTAQAAPSTINKGTLTIGMEGTYPPFTYKDAQGNLTGFDVDIAKAVAAKLNLKPQFVLTEWSGILAGLQASKYDVIVNQVGITAERQKSIAFSAPYAYSSPQIIVRKTGAANYKTLADLKGKRVGVGLGSNFEQQLRDAGGINVVTYPGAPEYLADLAAGRLDAAFNDRLLVGYLIKSQNLPIKGAGIIGQPEAVGIAIKKTNPELKAAIDKALLQIKADGTYAKISRQWFGQDVSKP
- a CDS encoding carbonic anhydrase; its protein translation is MSDMNPREVERRLLDAIRRGASMEDIADLKPADVRSTEEAIQALRDGNARFFSGQSSRPELGANERRAQIMGQTPFAAILACSDSRVPVELVFDQGFGDLFVVRVAGNVVGEIGLATLEYAILHLDIHLVVVMGHEGCGAVRAAMLPEEEILAEPPALQSLIRCIQPSLVGLPPIRDKKARMREAVINNVRHQVAALRGQAVIAQAEQRGQIQVIGGFYEIGSGAVDLLVEEDELRV
- a CDS encoding arsinothricin resistance N-acetyltransferase ArsN1 family A — translated: MFTIRPAAAADLPALARIYNEGILGRDATFETRLREPEELRGWLSGPGPCLVLEAGGIAQGFARGGEYSPRACYAGILDHSVYVTASARGRGYGAELLWALQGAAREAGFHKLTSRVFARNAASRAVHRRAGFREVGTHLCHAQLGGEWLDVVTVEVCL
- a CDS encoding aminotransferase class I/II-fold pyridoxal phosphate-dependent enzyme, yielding MSSAAQPPATAPQWRSKRAANVPASVFALMDAAKMRAQASGHTLIDLSIGSSDLYPPEAALEALRQATADPRTYRYPLFSDTAPLRQAAAAYLERRYGLKLDPDSEIVPLIGAQEGLAHLLLAVTDPGDTLLMPDPCYPPYYGAAAVAGLKVHSLPLVAANHFLPDLDGVPDTVQARALLLNYPNNPTSATVPEGFFAEVRAWCRERDTLLIHDHPYAELTYGGYRAPSALEGGTSGVVELHSLSKTHHMGGFRVGFAAGDPQALSALMKIKSAVDFHPYLGIQAAAAAALNTPPSGLEVFQARRDALIGALRDLGWAAELPQASMYVWAQPPGLRDSVAYAVRAAETTGVALAPGRAFGLEGEGYVRFALVQPPEVLREAARRLGGVALP
- a CDS encoding flavin reductase family protein, with amino-acid sequence MTDERLSFDFSTLPPAERYKLVTGVVVPRPIAWVSTLDAGGGVNLAPYSFFGLMGSDPAVVAFAPGDRPEGGPKDTARNIAAGGEFVVNLVGRSQARDMNLSAVDFPVGHAEPEHLGIELAPSQKVQVPRVKRSPASLECREIQTLLIGRTRIILGEVLALSIGAQHLLDAEKHYVDTASLDLIGRMGGRGGYATTRDAFEIPRLTYRQWLERAQEG
- the ypfJ gene encoding KPN_02809 family neutral zinc metallopeptidase; translation: MDWNNLPGSGKIEDRRGAGGIPGGGVAVGGVGAVIIALIAMFFGIDPSSILGGGDTSPQTSAPSQSQPQTTGTPTDTPGQFVEEILGSTNDVWSKVFQAAGKQYDEPTLVLYSGATRGGCGTADSAVGPFYCPLDSKVYLDTSFFDQMKQELGGGGDFAYAYVIAHEVGHHVQNELGIADQAERAQRSARSEAAANQVSVRLELQADCFAGVWGNRSSQYTKITQTDIQQALRTASAIGDDNLQKQGRGYAVPDSFTHGTASQRTKWFTTGLKTGDPNQCDTFKGAYNSL
- a CDS encoding M48 family metallopeptidase, whose amino-acid sequence is MTRALLSTFPDLLVGGLPVRLRRSQRRTISLKVTPEGLTVYAPRRTAVGQLRQLVETKRGWAEGHLQTYRQRDQGPWVLAGDMALPYLGTPLTLKVVPGLKKTLRQGDELHLPEGPLAAHAERWYRAQAPGVFQPLVEQYAAQLGRGRPLKAVRVTNASRRWGSCSADGVVRLHWRLLLAPPDVLAYVAAHEAAHLAELNHSPRYWAEVERLFPDHPAARQWLKAHGAALMRSWA